The Primulina huaijiensis isolate GDHJ02 chromosome 10, ASM1229523v2, whole genome shotgun sequence region tttataaattccGTAGCCGTTATGTATTTAAGTGCAGCAGCTTTTATAAACCGTTAAGGTAAATTTAAATTGTCGCTAATTGAGTTTTTTTTGGCGGGCATTTTCACCACATGAGCTTTCCACATCTTCAACCTGACTTTGTCATCACCTTTCCATGGAATCTCTTCTTTCATGATTGGAAGAACAACAAATATCGTGTACATGGGCCAGCCTCAACATGGAATCAAGGAAGTGATGTCGCATCAGAGCAACCAGGATAATGAATTCCTCTATTGTTAAAGACTTAAATCAGTTGCAATTTGGACACTGGAATCTATTGCAAGTTCAGGGATCTTGGCCTGAGGGGAGGACAAGTTCAGCCAGGACAAGTGTGCCTCCTACAAAACTCAAAGTGATGGCTTGGAATACTAGTTTAATGACCATTCCAATATACCAAAGTGCAACATCAATATAccataaaataattcatttcaaattaaatttgtaTGACCATTCTAATATATCAGAGATTAATATAATTGCATTGAACACAGTTTTCTTTAGACATGAATTATCAAAATAATGCTAGTCTGCACAGAAAACTTAAGTAAGATCTAAAATTGAGTGTACTCGAAGGTTGCAAGATTGTAAAGCAAGCTTGTCAATGTCAGACAAAGCATACAAATACTATCCATCTGCATCCCTCAAGTTCTTTCTTCACATGCCTAGCTTCCCCCATGCAACAtggataaaataaataaagaaacaaataggGGGAAGTGAATTTGACTCTAATGAAGCAAAAAGCTGCAGCAGATGAAGTTAGCTGCTTAAGTCATTCAAACAATTCCGGAGGTATGGATAGAAGGTATTACTTCTTTGCTACAAATTGATCGTGGTTCATGAAGCAAAAACATGATGTTAAGATTAGCCAACCTCATAATGTATAGAATCTtgaatcaagaaaaaataaatcgTTGGAGCTGTAACTATTGTTCTGTAATAGTTGGAGCAGATGAAGTTAGCTGGTTAAGTCATTGAAACAATTCCGCAGGTATGGATAGAGGGCATTGCTTATTTGCTACAAATTGAACGTGGTTCATGAAGCAAAAACATGATGTTAAGATTAGCCAACCTCATAATGTATAGAATCTTGAATCAAGACAAAATAAATAGTTGGAGCTGTTCTGTAACAGTTAATTGGTGTTTCCTATGTAATTTATGCATGTGAAGGGGAATAAAATTGGCCAACGCTTGACATATAACTGACAGTGTGAAACGATTAAAAATGACCATTAACCAAAGAGATTTTATGCCTGTGATGCCAACACCTACTGGCTGCATTGGCACAAGCAGGGCCCTTCTTTTAAATGGAGAGTATGTATCAAAAGAAAGAGTTTTCGCTCGTGAGGCTGTTTACAGTCCTGGTTTGCGAAAAACTGATGTAAGGAAGCAGTTCGCAGTCTCGATTAGCAATACTAAGGGGCTGATAATGCCTTGTGCAACGAACAGATCTCCTAGAATAAATAGAATCAGCACCAAAGACATTAATCTAATAGAGTTCTTTCCGCGAATAAATCAAGGGAGTACCTCAAGTGACATTTAGCTAAAGATGCTGCCATCTAATATAATACTGCAGATTCCATTAGCAGAATCTGAGTTTAAAACGCTTGAAACATTATAATTACTCAACGATAGGTTATCCTGAGAAGAAGTCGAAAGAAAAGCATACCACTTCCCTAAAGTATGTGTTACCAGTAACAGAACTCTTCAACCTGAGGACCACAAATCTCTTCACATTTGCTAAATGTACACGTTGATAAGTTACGATTTCAATTAAGATGATAAGGATTGTTTTGTTTAAAGAAAACATTGATAAAGACTTATATATGGCGCAACTAAAAGACCTTAAATTCGTGGAAACTTAACTGAAGGTGcagaaatttcatattttcatttaCAGATTAAACAAACATCCTGAAAATGGAACATCCAGTCTACCTATCATCAAACAGTTCTCTAATTCAACCTTTTCTTTTTGCCCCAAACTAATTACTTGAAGTATCTGAAAGTGAAACAATCTTTTCAAAACTAGCTTCTTTCTTCACCAAAATCATGGCAAGTTCATGGTACTCTTCTTCTTCAAACGAATTTTCTGCCACTAAAGTATCGCAACATTCAATTTGTCTGAACAAGATAAGGCTCACCTCTTTCATTATGCATCCAGAAAGTGGCAGTTTCACCACAGGAGCTTTCCACAGCTTTAGGCAGAACCTGTCATCCAATGGATTCTTCTCTTTCAAACCCGCAATCCCCTCTTCATCAAGAACAACTCTACCCTGTTTCATATAATCCACTGCCACaacattttttatgttttgaagaCCAGCAATAATCTTGCGTATAAGAGTCACCCTCAAAATGGAATCCAAGATGTGTTGTCCCACCAAAAGAAGCGAGAGAATGATTTCCTCCATGGCTAAATCATTTGCAGTTTGGACACTGGAATCACCTATATTTTCATCAGTCGATGCAACACGATTCTTGGCGGATATGAAGATGAACCCTGACGACCCATATTTCCACCTGAGCAGAGGCTCAAATCTCAGCTGGTAGACACTGCCGAGAGAAAAGTTAATGATTATGGAGTCGGCGCAAGAAAATTTCATCAGAAAGTTCATGATGCCCGGATTCGACAAAGCAGTCTCGCCTCCCCTCCTGAATCGATATTTGAGAAGCGTCCACAGGGCTATCAGAGGCTTGAACAGAAAATAAGGGATATTCCGAAGAAGAGAGAGCACCAGACGAGACGGCCGTACGGCCGCAGGATCACGGTGGCAGGTGCAAGCTTTAAACACACCTGGCATTTCCACAAACACCACATGAGTTTGAAGAACAAGAGACGcaaagttcttggaaaccaaagAGCAAATGCATAGACATTTAGCATCCGAAATCTTGTCGAAGATGGTCACTATCAGCTCTTTCGGGAGGCGATTGAAAGGGTTTTTCTCTACACAAAATTCAGACGCCGTTAATTTTTTCCTCATTGATTCTTCCATTGTTTCTCTGTATTTTCTTGTTCTCCAGTTCTCACTATCAGTGTACGATCGTGGAGTGGGCGGAGGTAGAGGGAGTCTGCGTGTTGCCCAAGTAGGTGAGTGGGCCTTGATCTCCTGTGGTGATGGTGCAGTATAATCTGCcataggttttttttttctctttttttaaaaaacccattaaaaataaggataaattataaaaaaaaattctcaattcaaatttcaatttatgATTTACTCTAAGACGTAAAAATTTAGTTTGAGTTCAtcaattttgataaaatgatcaaaaataattttgattttataactATGTCAGAAATTATATTAGAGTCGAGGAAAaattatttacaataaaatctaATCAAGTTTAGATATCAAGAGCAAAGATAAACATTTCAGAATCTTAAAGTAAATATATTATTCAGAGTAATAGGCTCCTAGAAATAGTCTCGAATTCTTCTAACTCTCCGAAGAtcttgaaaaattcaaaaaatggtACATAAATATGACAATCAGCTATACTATGTACCACTCAAAATTGAGAACATTATTGAGAAACAACAAataaattcttgaaatattaaatgatattcaaacaaaaatctaaattataggagaaatcaaattattttacaacaAACATCTTATCGGAAGAATGTTTTAGAACCAATACATCTTCATGGGGTTATGTTTAACTTTGATGTattgaacttcaaaaacataaaatatctcaTCGATGACTGGACATCGACAATGAGAATAGCAGCATGAATAATTGATcttaataaataatgattaattaaacttttagaaatgGGTCTGATGAGATCAGTCAAACTTGCATGCGACATGACTTATACAAAAACCAAAGAGtcagtcctagccggagaatctcttagTGAGATAGCTAAAAG contains the following coding sequences:
- the LOC140986560 gene encoding F-box protein At4g18380-like, producing MADYTAPSPQEIKAHSPTWATRRLPLPPPTPRSYTDSENWRTRKYRETMEESMRKKLTASEFCVEKNPFNRLPKELIVTIFDKISDAKCLCICSLVSKNFASLVLQTHVVFVEMPGVFKACTCHRDPAAVRPSRLVLSLLRNIPYFLFKPLIALWTLLKYRFRRGGETALSNPGIMNFLMKFSCADSIIINFSLGSVYQLRFEPLLRWKYGSSGFIFISAKNRVASTDENIGDSSVQTANDLAMEEIILSLLLVGQHILDSILRVTLIRKIIAGLQNIKNVVAVDYMKQGRVVLDEEGIAGLKEKNPLDDRFCLKLWKAPVVKLPLSGCIMKEVSLILFRQIECCDTLVAENSFEEEEYHELAMILVKKEASFEKIVSLSDTSSN